The Clostridium septicum genome contains a region encoding:
- a CDS encoding ABC transporter ATP-binding protein — protein sequence MIERILEVKNLKKYYGKKDFETKALDGISFQVMNGEFIGIMGSSGSGKTTLLNCIATTTHPTEGNILLKGERIEDFKGNKLADYRGNKIGYLFQNFELLENLTAKENILLPMAIHNKLKKNSNIELEKLAEYMEITDVLDKFPNEISGGQKQRVAAARALILNPQIILADEPTGALDSKNAKALMQKLSDLNEDEKTTILMVTHDANVASFCSRILFIQDGKLFHELRRKKPEESRQDFYERILLVMAQLGGGSANVL from the coding sequence ATGATAGAGAGAATATTAGAAGTTAAAAACTTAAAAAAATATTATGGTAAAAAAGATTTTGAAACTAAGGCTTTAGATGGAATTAGTTTTCAGGTAATGAATGGTGAATTCATTGGAATTATGGGAAGCAGTGGATCAGGAAAAACAACACTTCTTAATTGTATTGCAACTACAACTCATCCTACTGAAGGCAATATTTTATTAAAGGGAGAGAGAATAGAAGACTTTAAAGGAAATAAATTAGCAGATTATAGAGGAAATAAGATAGGTTATTTATTTCAAAACTTTGAGCTACTAGAAAATTTGACTGCAAAGGAAAATATTCTACTTCCAATGGCTATTCACAATAAATTGAAGAAAAATAGTAATATAGAATTAGAAAAGTTAGCAGAGTATATGGAGATTACAGATGTATTAGATAAATTTCCTAATGAAATTTCAGGTGGACAAAAGCAACGTGTTGCAGCAGCAAGAGCTTTAATTTTAAATCCACAAATTATTCTTGCAGATGAACCTACAGGAGCATTAGATTCTAAAAATGCAAAAGCATTAATGCAAAAACTATCTGATTTAAATGAGGATGAAAAAACAACTATTTTAATGGTTACTCATGATGCAAATGTAGCTAGCTTTTGTTCAAGAATTTTATTTATACAAGATGGAAAGCTTTTTCATGAGCTAAGACGTAAAAAGCCAGAAGAATCTAGGCAAGATTTTTATGAAAGAATACTTCTAGTTATGGCACAACTAGGAGGTGGAAGTGCAAATGTTTTATGA
- a CDS encoding ABC transporter permease: MFYDLVKRNSKRNRKENGLFFVSLIISIVAFYIILSLEKQDVIIFLKTMESEALNKLFLLIPSLYGLSLFILFFLVYFAGKYQLERRNKELGMYLMLGMKRSKLLLMLFAEELWNSILSVLIGIPVAICISEIISLVTAKVIGLGIIGHNFSFSFSAIIGTIIGYFIIRFIALIILSGKFSRKEVTELLSESQGEKKRKINKVIVIIKLVLGVILLTVAFIIAIKGVSWGSIKLMGITLILGLIGTLLLFQGIGVLFEVILKNKTNINELNMFTFRQLQESVFLKPNTLAISSLLILMAISCFAYGIPVGYLFNSKQSHVIDYTFEAEYKDVESVINKLDLNEYIDGIYAMNLGMFHGDNSFSAKDLISVIENQKNEEGKDTLLNNLQYMDSPYLISVTSYNKLLELQGKEKIILKDNEVALYNDPKFKVGDLIENALKERPTLYFDREEYKLIDKCYTDSVVTDKLITISYGLIVTEEVFNKYTSENNVSTYWNATLNKEFVKENGLMQAISKVNEKLNTTDILYESYLQNIGRELFYTVAASYVTIYLAVIFLIIANTVMGVQFLMHQQKTKKRYQSLTYLGASYEVLCKSARSQITWYFSLPIAIAAISSIFAVRALFTGIVTTRMKEQVGKLMVISICVVVLICVIELIYMQFVKKSSDKNILKIMDIKREDN; this comes from the coding sequence ATGTTTTATGATTTAGTTAAGAGAAATAGTAAGCGAAATAGAAAAGAAAATGGGTTATTTTTTGTATCATTAATTATATCTATTGTTGCATTTTATATTATTTTATCTCTTGAAAAACAAGATGTTATTATATTTTTAAAGACTATGGAAAGTGAAGCACTAAACAAGTTATTTTTATTGATTCCATCTTTATATGGATTATCATTATTTATCTTATTTTTTCTTGTATATTTTGCAGGGAAATATCAACTAGAAAGAAGAAATAAAGAACTTGGAATGTATTTAATGCTTGGTATGAAGCGTAGTAAGTTATTATTAATGCTTTTTGCAGAAGAGTTATGGAATAGTATATTGTCAGTACTAATTGGTATTCCAGTTGCAATCTGTATATCTGAAATTATTAGTTTAGTAACAGCTAAAGTTATAGGGTTAGGTATAATAGGACATAATTTTTCATTTTCATTTTCAGCAATTATAGGAACTATTATAGGATATTTTATTATTAGATTTATAGCACTTATTATTTTAAGTGGTAAATTTTCAAGAAAAGAGGTTACCGAATTACTTTCAGAATCTCAAGGAGAAAAGAAAAGAAAAATAAATAAAGTAATTGTTATTATTAAATTAGTTTTAGGAGTAATATTACTTACAGTTGCATTTATTATAGCAATTAAGGGAGTTTCATGGGGAAGTATAAAGCTTATGGGGATTACACTAATATTAGGACTTATTGGAACTTTACTATTATTTCAAGGTATAGGTGTATTATTTGAAGTAATTCTTAAAAATAAAACTAACATAAATGAATTAAATATGTTTACCTTTAGACAATTGCAAGAATCAGTATTTTTAAAGCCAAATACTTTAGCTATTTCATCACTTTTAATTTTAATGGCAATTAGTTGTTTTGCATATGGTATTCCAGTAGGATACTTATTTAATTCAAAGCAATCTCATGTTATAGACTACACATTTGAAGCAGAATATAAGGATGTGGAGTCAGTAATAAATAAGTTAGATTTAAATGAGTATATTGATGGCATATATGCTATGAATTTAGGAATGTTTCATGGTGACAATAGTTTTTCAGCAAAAGATTTGATAAGTGTAATAGAAAATCAAAAGAATGAAGAGGGTAAAGATACTTTATTAAACAACCTTCAATATATGGATAGTCCGTATTTAATTTCTGTAACTTCATATAATAAGCTTTTAGAGTTACAAGGAAAGGAAAAAATTATATTAAAGGATAATGAGGTAGCTCTTTATAATGATCCTAAGTTTAAAGTTGGAGATTTAATTGAAAATGCTTTAAAAGAAAGACCTACTTTATATTTTGATAGAGAAGAATATAAGTTAATAGATAAATGTTATACTGATAGCGTTGTAACAGATAAATTAATTACTATTAGCTATGGTTTAATAGTTACAGAAGAAGTTTTTAACAAATATACTAGTGAAAATAATGTTAGCACTTATTGGAATGCAACTTTAAATAAGGAATTTGTTAAGGAAAATGGGTTAATGCAAGCTATTAGTAAAGTTAATGAAAAACTTAATACTACTGATATACTTTATGAAAGTTATCTTCAAAATATAGGAAGAGAGTTGTTTTATACTGTTGCAGCAAGTTATGTAACTATTTATTTAGCAGTTATTTTTCTAATAATAGCTAATACAGTTATGGGAGTACAATTTTTAATGCATCAACAAAAAACAAAAAAGAGGTATCAATCATTAACATATTTAGGTGCAAGCTATGAAGTGCTATGTAAATCTGCAAGAAGTCAAATTACTTGGTATTTTTCACTACCAATAGCAATTGCAGCAATAAGTAGTATATTTGCAGTAAGAGCATTATTTACAGGTATTGTGACAACAAGAATGAAGGAACAAGTTGGTAAACTAATGGTTATTTCAATTTGTGTTGTTGTCTTAATATGTGTGATAGAATTAATTTATATGCAATTTGTAAAGAAAAGCAGTGATAAAAATATTTTAAAGATAATGGATATAAAAAGAGAAGATAATTAG
- the rpsD gene encoding 30S ribosomal protein S4, producing the protein MAKDRRPRFKMCRRLGLNVVGHPKAMDRAIKGTSRADKKLSDYGVRLLEKQRLRAYYGVLEKQFEKYVYDAFNEKGVTTGEALLIRLESRLDNMVYRMGFANSIRAARQMVTHGHLLVNGKKIDIPSYKLVPGDEISLREKSRKIPNFVEAAQTNKSNILPYINKDLDNFKGSYTRLPQREEIPIQINENLIVEFYSR; encoded by the coding sequence ATGGCTAAAGATAGAAGACCACGTTTTAAAATGTGCAGAAGACTTGGTTTAAATGTTGTTGGTCATCCCAAAGCAATGGACCGTGCCATTAAGGGGACTAGCAGAGCAGACAAAAAGTTATCAGATTATGGAGTTAGATTGTTAGAAAAGCAGAGGTTAAGAGCTTACTATGGTGTATTAGAAAAACAATTTGAAAAGTATGTTTATGATGCGTTTAATGAAAAAGGTGTTACCACAGGCGAAGCCTTACTTATTAGATTAGAATCTAGACTAGACAATATGGTGTATAGAATGGGATTTGCAAACTCAATTAGAGCTGCAAGACAAATGGTTACACATGGGCACCTTCTTGTTAATGGAAAGAAGATAGACATTCCATCATATAAACTAGTACCAGGTGATGAAATCTCATTAAGAGAAAAATCAAGAAAGATTCCTAATTTTGTGGAGGCTGCGCAAACCAATAAAAGTAATATTTTACCTTATATAAATAAGGACTTAGATAATTTTAAAGGATCTTATACAAGATTACCCCAAAGAGAAGAGATTCCTATTCAAATTAATGAAAATCTAATAGTAGAATTCTATTCTAGATAA
- a CDS encoding replicative DNA helicase, with translation MLTNQEVILEQEILGGIFNNSKLLLKAKERISPFMFRIATHKKMYEYILRMSEEGKAIDTINFLENYKEVTKEIGGVTYITQVATCSSSDENFITKLELLVENHKRNELLSLIQKLNHNLSTANMIEHVENTLASVYKSSIKKEVDIVSPYENYLDWLYNNNGENGFESGLNKLDKMLCNFQRGRLITFFSRSGVGKTTMSLQIALNMAMNGQKIIYCSGEMSNTEVFNKMSASYCYIKYADISNRTSILEEKKDKINFLVTKLLSNDFYVTNETNVDALIDEIKLYKLEHGLDIIFVDYINKYIGGVSGNSLTEKLGTISSKFKTLAMNENICVVLLAQANRGVDRNISDNICDKISESDIQDSARIEQDSDQVIALYRNKKLENPAYRDEMSIEGKVNYNSKSADENPNCINAMILKNRHGEKGMVGLRWFGEYSRIENMF, from the coding sequence ATGCTTACAAATCAAGAGGTTATATTAGAGCAAGAGATTTTAGGAGGAATATTTAATAATAGCAAGTTGCTTTTAAAGGCTAAAGAGAGGATAAGCCCTTTTATGTTTAGAATTGCAACTCATAAAAAGATGTATGAGTATATTTTAAGAATGTCTGAAGAGGGGAAGGCCATAGACACTATAAACTTTCTTGAAAATTATAAAGAGGTTACTAAAGAAATAGGTGGAGTAACTTATATTACCCAAGTTGCAACATGTTCAAGTAGTGATGAAAATTTTATAACTAAGCTAGAGCTTTTAGTTGAAAATCATAAAAGAAATGAGCTTTTATCCCTTATCCAAAAATTAAATCACAATTTATCAACAGCAAATATGATTGAACATGTGGAAAACACCTTAGCTTCTGTGTATAAATCTTCCATAAAGAAAGAAGTTGACATAGTAAGTCCTTATGAAAACTACTTAGATTGGCTTTATAACAATAATGGGGAAAATGGATTTGAAAGCGGTCTTAATAAACTTGATAAGATGCTTTGTAATTTCCAAAGAGGTCGTCTTATAACTTTCTTTTCAAGAAGTGGAGTTGGAAAAACTACAATGTCATTACAAATTGCTTTAAATATGGCTATGAATGGGCAAAAAATAATTTATTGTAGTGGAGAAATGAGCAATACAGAAGTTTTTAATAAAATGTCAGCAAGTTATTGTTATATAAAATATGCTGATATTTCTAATAGAACATCCATTCTAGAAGAGAAGAAGGACAAGATCAACTTTCTTGTAACTAAGCTTCTTAGCAATGATTTTTACGTTACTAATGAAACTAATGTAGATGCTTTAATAGATGAAATTAAACTATATAAGCTAGAGCATGGCTTAGATATTATATTTGTTGATTATATTAATAAATATATAGGTGGAGTTTCAGGAAATTCATTAACAGAAAAGCTTGGAACAATTTCATCAAAATTCAAAACTCTAGCTATGAATGAAAATATCTGCGTAGTACTTTTAGCACAAGCAAATAGAGGGGTTGATAGAAATATTTCAGATAATATCTGTGATAAGATATCAGAAAGTGATATACAAGATAGTGCAAGAATAGAACAAGATAGCGATCAAGTTATAGCCCTTTATAGAAATAAAAAATTAGAAAATCCAGCATATAGAGATGAAATGAGTATAGAAGGAAAAGTTAATTACAACTCTAAAAGCGCCGACGAAAATCCAAACTGCATAAATGCAATGATACTAAAAAACAGACACGGAGAAAAAGGAATGGTGGGATTGCGGTGGTTTGGGGAGTATTCGAGAATTGAGAATATGTTTTAG
- a CDS encoding response regulator transcription factor — MKKILIVEDELFMREELQYILEKEGYDTFCITKFSNPIDEIIAASPDLVLLDLNLPRISGFEICKGIRQKSNVPILVLTGRDQMKDELHALDIGADEYINKPCHKERLLARITNLLRRLDDRKNFVEIKDISLDLQTYTINVKGKAMILPDNQGKIMKLLLENYPKLVTKEMLFKSLWGTTEYIDENALHVNMTRLKKSLHNLDTHYKISTIRGKGYSLEPIGDKSND, encoded by the coding sequence GTGAAGAAGATTTTAATTGTAGAAGATGAACTTTTTATGAGAGAGGAACTTCAGTATATTTTAGAAAAGGAAGGTTATGATACCTTTTGTATAACGAAGTTTTCAAATCCAATAGATGAGATTATAGCTGCTTCACCAGACCTTGTATTATTAGATTTAAATTTACCTAGAATATCTGGGTTTGAAATTTGTAAGGGAATTAGACAGAAAAGTAATGTACCAATACTTGTTTTAACAGGTAGAGATCAAATGAAAGATGAATTACATGCTCTTGATATTGGTGCAGATGAATATATAAATAAACCTTGCCATAAAGAACGTTTATTAGCAAGAATAACAAATTTATTACGTCGTTTAGATGATAGAAAGAACTTTGTAGAAATAAAGGACATTAGTTTAGATTTACAAACCTATACTATTAACGTTAAAGGTAAAGCTATGATTTTACCTGATAATCAGGGAAAGATTATGAAGCTATTACTTGAAAATTATCCAAAGCTTGTTACTAAGGAGATGCTATTTAAGAGTCTTTGGGGTACAACAGAATATATAGATGAAAATGCTCTTCATGTTAATATGACTAGGTTAAAGAAATCATTACATAATTTAGATACTCATTATAAGATAAGTACAATTAGGGGGAAAGGTTACTCCTTAGAGCCTATAGGAGATAAGAGTAATGATTAG
- a CDS encoding DUF2691 family protein: MVNGLRCDIPNEWGRYLFDILKGIDIHKYNWHVDNDEVIICSKDNEYKSLFDSTSLRGGELYDRICNEKYYVIFLELTGQYGTSNIPQIETYNDFVEGNCEIFLVVTDCSYLEVYCKNSDELKIIERNLKELSLIPETITEETLRSSLLAF, translated from the coding sequence ATGGTAAATGGATTAAGATGTGATATTCCTAATGAATGGGGCAGATATTTATTTGATATATTAAAAGGAATAGATATTCACAAATATAATTGGCATGTGGATAATGATGAGGTGATTATATGCTCAAAGGATAATGAGTATAAATCGTTATTTGATTCTACTTCATTAAGGGGTGGGGAGCTATATGATAGAATCTGTAATGAAAAATATTATGTTATTTTTTTAGAACTTACTGGACAATACGGGACAAGTAATATACCACAAATAGAAACTTATAATGATTTTGTAGAAGGTAATTGTGAAATATTTTTAGTAGTAACAGATTGCAGTTATTTAGAGGTATATTGTAAGAATTCTGATGAGTTAAAGATTATTGAAAGAAATTTAAAAGAATTAAGTTTAATTCCTGAAACTATAACAGAAGAGACCCTTAGAAGTAGCTTGTTAGCTTTTTAA
- a CDS encoding tyrosine-protein kinase family protein — MLYNNRKKKLIDDVRSYFVNGYNEWITIDIVNLNRVDIIGVTERANDILLAKKYIHKKIEEINLLGVEKEWEVFTPGIIELYTEMEAKFLQLDRTVKVSGAASFSEFIDKNDLEERYEEKKIIAFYSYKGGVGRTSALIQTAYSLAERGKNVALIDLDLESPSFNYVFSNDIQSDTGLIDYLHENIYDTNIERNNSGLEIDSFITKLNKGFLGDIYIIPAGEVNYNYIKKLERIKQNSVYKNSYIEYLIEKIKQMYDIDYILIDSVNGINKWAALALTDLASDVFIFGGPNKEDISGIKLILDIIGSKRKSTIVMSKIKGHGEKVAKSLLNDLGIYEDFISIKYDPDIEGASNYITENRLEDFDEISNFILGNDNTIQNKRWIYENKEKVRRILDKISAKKLFSNVVINNEINILDKSKFIIVKNNNVNLENLFQVNNKKINKIDMFKLDVNLINATNSPVDSLSVILAYLFSSFEELFSIEVKAGLEGFEDRVIAYSEEFINVKRNKNVAKIYEDKCNEISERLSQMGRNDNIYMYWSLNDLGLLLRDVEQEWIANEKSLLDIIFLATDIINSIKNINLKIIMDEDVYENINNYDMSILAGINSNILNLSLKSENKDALRDIITEILDKSIMYLNNSVMRSETILRDLNLSKEDDINLNLVYCERIVENSYSKTLAAWLAERLIYVEDLSKEVILDVIAKAAEIEKSNENYKRNSIITFESFKKALEDEE; from the coding sequence ATGCTGTATAACAATAGAAAGAAAAAACTTATAGATGATGTAAGATCATATTTTGTAAATGGTTATAATGAGTGGATAACCATTGACATAGTTAATTTAAATAGAGTTGATATAATTGGGGTTACTGAAAGAGCTAATGATATTCTTTTGGCTAAAAAGTACATACATAAAAAAATCGAAGAAATTAATTTATTAGGAGTAGAAAAAGAGTGGGAAGTTTTTACCCCAGGAATTATTGAGCTATATACAGAAATGGAAGCTAAGTTTTTACAGTTAGATAGAACAGTAAAAGTTAGTGGAGCAGCTTCTTTTAGTGAATTCATAGATAAAAACGATTTAGAAGAGCGTTATGAAGAAAAGAAGATTATAGCATTTTATTCATATAAGGGGGGCGTAGGAAGAACTTCAGCCTTAATACAAACTGCATATTCTTTAGCTGAAAGAGGCAAAAATGTTGCCTTAATTGACTTAGATTTAGAATCTCCAAGTTTTAATTATGTTTTTTCAAATGATATACAATCTGATACTGGACTAATAGATTATTTACATGAAAACATTTATGATACTAACATAGAAAGAAATAATTCAGGTTTAGAAATAGATTCTTTTATAACTAAGCTAAATAAAGGTTTTTTAGGTGATATATACATAATTCCAGCTGGGGAAGTGAATTATAATTATATAAAAAAACTAGAAAGAATAAAGCAAAATAGCGTTTATAAAAATAGCTATATTGAATATTTAATTGAAAAAATAAAACAGATGTATGATATAGATTATATATTAATAGATTCAGTAAATGGCATAAATAAATGGGCAGCATTAGCGTTAACAGATCTTGCAAGTGACGTATTTATTTTTGGAGGGCCAAATAAAGAAGATATTTCAGGAATAAAATTAATTTTAGATATAATAGGAAGTAAGAGAAAATCCACTATTGTTATGTCAAAAATTAAAGGTCATGGAGAAAAAGTAGCTAAATCCTTACTTAATGATTTAGGTATATATGAAGATTTTATATCTATTAAGTATGATCCAGATATAGAGGGAGCTTCAAATTATATAACTGAAAATAGGTTAGAGGATTTTGATGAAATAAGTAACTTTATATTAGGAAATGATAATACAATACAAAATAAGAGATGGATATATGAAAATAAAGAAAAGGTAAGAAGAATTTTAGATAAAATAAGTGCTAAAAAATTATTTTCAAATGTAGTTATAAATAATGAAATAAATATCTTAGATAAAAGTAAATTTATAATAGTAAAAAATAATAATGTTAATTTAGAAAATTTATTTCAAGTTAACAATAAAAAAATAAACAAAATAGATATGTTTAAATTAGATGTAAATCTTATAAATGCTACCAACAGTCCAGTAGATTCACTATCAGTGATATTAGCGTATTTATTTAGTTCCTTCGAAGAATTATTTAGTATAGAAGTCAAAGCAGGACTAGAGGGATTTGAGGATAGAGTTATAGCCTATAGCGAAGAGTTTATAAATGTCAAAAGAAATAAAAATGTAGCAAAAATATATGAAGATAAATGTAATGAAATAAGTGAACGATTATCCCAAATGGGAAGAAATGATAATATATATATGTATTGGAGTTTAAACGATTTAGGATTATTACTAAGAGATGTTGAACAAGAATGGATAGCCAATGAAAAAAGCTTACTTGATATTATATTCTTAGCTACAGATATAATAAATAGCATTAAAAATATTAATTTAAAGATTATCATGGATGAAGATGTATATGAAAATATTAATAATTATGATATGTCTATATTAGCGGGCATAAACTCTAATATATTAAACTTATCTTTAAAATCAGAAAATAAAGATGCTCTTAGAGACATAATAACTGAAATACTAGATAAAAGTATAATGTACTTAAATAACAGTGTCATGCGTTCTGAAACAATATTGAGAGATTTAAATTTATCAAAGGAAGATGATATAAACTTAAATTTAGTATATTGTGAAAGAATTGTTGAAAATAGCTATTCTAAAACCCTTGCAGCATGGTTAGCTGAAAGGTTAATTTATGTTGAGGATTTAAGCAAGGAAGTTATATTAGATGTTATAGCTAAGGCTGCTGAAATAGAGAAATCTAATGAAAATTATAAAAGAAATAGTATTATTACATTTGAAAGCTTCAAAAAGGCATTAGAGGATGAAGAATAA
- a CDS encoding VanZ family protein, translating into MNIISTAIFGAIPFYISAIPIILLNMLLISEKRALLNIRFELKEKIAILGFILSIIFVLGITIGNNSSASFDMVRLRSINIIPFKGMNVQYLFALKGDMYSIVNLFGNILIFIPFGFFLSIYYKDDAKERFKIIITAMIISFFIEFLQLFIGRAVDINDIILNTTGVLLGRIIFRYFNIIFGNILNTINLRCINISNNKGVKRIRILQLFLWIIFLVFNLM; encoded by the coding sequence ATGAACATTATTAGTACAGCTATTTTTGGAGCTATTCCATTTTATATATCAGCAATTCCAATAATATTATTAAATATGCTTTTAATTAGTGAAAAAAGAGCATTGCTAAATATTAGATTTGAATTAAAAGAAAAAATAGCTATCCTTGGATTCATACTAAGTATAATATTTGTTTTAGGTATTACAATAGGAAATAATTCTTCTGCCTCTTTCGATATGGTAAGATTGAGGAGTATAAATATAATCCCTTTTAAGGGTATGAACGTTCAGTATTTATTTGCACTTAAGGGAGATATGTATTCTATAGTAAATCTCTTTGGAAATATTCTTATCTTTATTCCATTTGGTTTTTTTCTATCAATATATTATAAAGATGATGCAAAAGAGAGGTTTAAAATTATAATAACTGCAATGATTATATCTTTCTTTATAGAATTTTTACAGTTATTTATAGGACGTGCTGTAGATATAAACGATATAATTTTAAATACAACAGGAGTACTTTTAGGTAGAATTATATTCCGATATTTTAATATTATATTTGGAAATATCTTAAATACTATTAATTTAAGATGTATAAATATATCTAATAATAAAGGAGTAAAAAGAATAAGGATACTACAGTTATTTCTTTGGATTATTTTTCTTGTATTTAATTTGATGTAA
- a CDS encoding helix-turn-helix domain-containing protein codes for MERKNFTVIDNWILESEDLNIEEKYFLIALKKFDHRNCGEVFPSYKSLMMICSTKRKAKISKLIKALVEKGYIEKKIIKRVNHYYFKKDF; via the coding sequence ATGGAAAGAAAGAATTTTACTGTAATTGATAATTGGATTTTAGAAAGTGAGGATTTAAATATTGAGGAAAAGTATTTTCTTATAGCTTTAAAGAAATTTGATCATAGAAATTGTGGAGAGGTTTTTCCAAGTTATAAATCATTAATGATGATTTGTAGTACAAAAAGAAAGGCAAAGATTTCTAAGTTAATTAAAGCTTTAGTTGAAAAGGGATATATTGAAAAGAAAATTATAAAAAGAGTTAATCATTATTATTTTAAAAAAGATTTTTAG
- a CDS encoding DUF3990 domain-containing protein codes for MWQDELTQRANANRVSSEFPEIRKHRFTKDFSWGFYCTEIQEQAEKWASKFNTSIYN; via the coding sequence ATTTGGCAAGACGAACTTACTCAGCGAGCCAATGCGAATCGAGTTTCCTCTGAATTTCCAGAAATACGTAAACATAGATTTACTAAAGATTTTTCTTGGGGATTCTATTGCACAGAGATACAGGAACAAGCAGAAAAATGGGCTAGTAAATTTAATACTTCAATATATAATTAG
- a CDS encoding acyltransferase family protein, producing MIKENTIKEINYIKGIAILLVFIGHASTPSFLQRPYTYEFMVQLIYSIHMPLFFLVSGFLSYKIINMNLNKEYLSFIKTKFYRLGVPFLIFSFITNFIIIAFKQVLNEPVSTSTLLDRIKTIFLYPEDGIMGALWFLYTLFFIAILAPFIVKLPLKLTITLSLLLNIFTPKYINFLSISRINFFLVYFLIGLYFRTYYQANKNNIFKMISTFKKITLFIISAICIFSYSYIITNGIFISKYLLSTLNFLCGLCGMILILMLIEKIKNLKVCSTLSYLGQYSMDIYLFSWFFQITSMILITKILKISNYNIFFISNMIVGSFCLPFSIYILRRFKIFKRLLLGEFQNNVSLKSTPSITT from the coding sequence ATGATAAAAGAAAATACTATCAAAGAAATTAATTATATTAAAGGAATAGCAATACTATTAGTTTTTATAGGACATGCTTCTACACCATCTTTTTTACAAAGACCTTATACTTATGAATTCATGGTACAATTAATTTACTCTATTCATATGCCATTATTTTTTTTAGTATCTGGTTTTTTATCATACAAAATTATTAATATGAATTTAAATAAAGAATACTTATCTTTTATAAAAACTAAGTTTTACAGATTAGGAGTTCCATTTTTAATATTTTCTTTTATAACTAATTTTATAATTATTGCTTTTAAACAAGTACTTAATGAACCGGTATCTACTAGTACTTTACTAGATAGGATTAAAACAATATTTTTATATCCTGAAGATGGAATTATGGGAGCTCTTTGGTTTTTATACACTTTATTTTTTATTGCTATACTTGCACCATTTATTGTTAAGCTACCACTAAAGCTAACAATTACCTTATCATTATTGCTAAATATCTTTACACCTAAATACATAAACTTTTTATCTATTAGTAGAATAAACTTCTTTTTAGTATATTTTCTTATAGGACTTTATTTTAGAACATATTATCAAGCTAATAAAAATAATATATTTAAAATGATTTCTACCTTTAAAAAAATAACTCTCTTTATTATTTCTGCAATCTGTATTTTTTCTTATTCATATATAATAACTAATGGAATATTTATATCAAAATATCTTTTAAGCACTTTAAATTTTCTTTGTGGATTATGTGGTATGATTCTAATACTTATGCTTATAGAAAAGATTAAAAATTTAAAAGTCTGCAGTACATTATCCTATTTAGGACAATACTCTATGGACATTTACCTTTTTTCATGGTTTTTTCAAATAACTTCAATGATATTAATAACTAAAATATTAAAAATTTCTAACTACAATATATTTTTTATAAGTAATATGATAGTAGGAAGTTTTTGCTTACCATTTTCTATATATATACTTAGAAGATTTAAGATATTTAAACGTTTACTTTTAGGTGAATTTCAAAATAATGTTTCATTAAAATCTACACCTAGTATAACCACTTAG